One Clupea harengus chromosome 12, Ch_v2.0.2, whole genome shotgun sequence DNA segment encodes these proteins:
- the LOC116222839 gene encoding uncharacterized protein LOC116222839 produces MTKFHSRAQVIQMLYDSDEESDSLSECLSDDPSRGASMDSFEWMCFEERLDPLLDFVSSEAPMSAPVPSPLPTHRSSPDLPGPSSLLLSPRRTSTRKSARLSAKRSVSQSLKRSASQSFKKRAPTRTAMASKMTKADSRAPVLQMLYDSDAEFDSLSECSSECLSDDPWSSMDSFEWMCFEKRLDPILDFVSSEAPMSAPVPSPLPTHRSSPDLPGPSSLLPSPRRTSTRKSARLSVKRSARLSVNRSASQSFKKRAPTRTAMASKMKTYSPAQVIQMLNDSDEESSDLPGPSSLSPSPRRTSTRKSARLSVKKSAKPSVKNSRL; encoded by the exons ATGACAAAGTTCCATTCACGCGCTCAAGTGATTCAGATGCTCTATGACAGCGATGAGGAATCCGACAGCCTCAGTGAATGCCTTTCAGATGACCCTTCACGTGGAGCTAGCATGGATTCCTTTGAATGGATGTGTTTTGAGGAACGACTGGACCCTCTCCTCGACTT TGTTTCTTCTGAGGCTCCAATGAGTGCAcctgtcccctcccctctccccacacaccGCAGCTCCCCTGACCTGCCAGGTCCCTCAAGCCTTCTTCTATCTCCAAGGCGGACAAGTACCAGAAAGAGTGCGAGACTATCCGCCAAGAGGAGTGTAAGCCAATCCCTCAAGAGGAGTGCGAGCCAATCCTTCAAGAAGAGAGCACCCACACGAACGGCTATgg CTTCAAAAATGACAAAGGCCGATTCACGCGCTCCAGTGCTTCAGATGCTCTATGACAGCGATGCAGAATTCGACAGCCTCAGTGAATGCAGTAGTGAATGCCTTTCAGATGACCCTTGGTCTAGCATGGATTCCTTTGAATGGATGTGTTTTGAGAAACGACTGGACCCTATCTTGGACTT TGTTTCTTCTGAGGCTCCAATGAGTGCAcctgtcccctcccctctcccaacACACCGCAGCTCCCCTGACCTGCCAGGTCCCTCAAGCCTTCTTCCATCTCCAAGGCGGACAAGTACCAGAAAGAGTGCGAGACTATCCGTCAAGAGGAGTGCGAGGCTATCCGTCAATAGGAGTGCGAGCCAATCCTTCAAGAAGAGAGCACCCACACGAACGGCTATgg CTTCAAAAATGAAGACATATTCACCCGCTCAAGTGATTCAGATGCTCAATGACAGCGATGAGGAATCGTCTGACCTGCCAGGTCCCTCAagcctttctccatctccaagGAGGACAAGTACCAGAAAGAGTGCGAGACTATCCGTCAAGAAGAGTGCAAAACCATCAGTGAAAAACAGCCGTCTGTAG